The DNA region CGTTTCTTTGCCTACTATGAGCGAGGTGATACATTATACAGCATGTCCAATCTGTAATAGCAAAAATATTGCATTTGCCTTAGAGGCGGAGGATTATACGGTGAGTCACAAAAAATTTCCTATATGGAAATGTGAAGACTGTACAGGTTGCTTTACACAAGACGTTCCTGACTTAGAACATATCGGTCCTTATTACAATGCCGAAGCTTATGTTTCCCATTCTGATACCAAAAAAGGAATTATCAATCGCCTGTATCATTCTATCCGAAAAATTACCCTCAAACAAAAACGCAACCTCGTTCAAGAAGAGTCCAAATTAAAATCGGGTAAATTATTAGATATTGGTGCTGGAACTGGAGCATTTGCACATCAAATGAATATAAGTGGTTGGACCGTTACAGGATTGGAACCAGACGAGATTGCACGTCAGAATGCTTTGAAATTGCACGGATTGAATCTACTTCCATCAGATCAGTTATTTTCTTTTCCAACAGAAAGTTTTGATGTAGTTACGATGTGGCATGTATTAGAACACGTACATAGTTTGCATGAATATATGGACGCAATAAAAAAAATCCTACGGCCAAATGGTGTTGCGATGATTGCAGTTCCCAATTACACTAGCTACGACGCGCAACATTATGGCGTTTATTGGGCGGCATGGGACGTACCAAGACATTTGTATCATTTTTCGCCCAAAAGTATGTCTAC from Rhizosphaericola mali includes:
- a CDS encoding class I SAM-dependent methyltransferase; translation: MKYAITLVSLPTMSEVIHYTACPICNSKNIAFALEAEDYTVSHKKFPIWKCEDCTGCFTQDVPDLEHIGPYYNAEAYVSHSDTKKGIINRLYHSIRKITLKQKRNLVQEESKLKSGKLLDIGAGTGAFAHQMNISGWTVTGLEPDEIARQNALKLHGLNLLPSDQLFSFPTESFDVVTMWHVLEHVHSLHEYMDAIKKILRPNGVAMIAVPNYTSYDAQHYGVYWAAWDVPRHLYHFSPKSMSTLAEEHGMEVVHHIPMIFDSYYVSMLSEKYKNGKYKNLSAFINGNESNTKAQRDPKKFSSVIYVIKKK